The genomic segment GAAGTACACTAATCATTTTTTGACTTTCCTCATTGACAGCGGCTTGCCAATGAATCAAATCTTCAGAGTAGGCCATGAACAAATCGGTATCTCCAAAATACATCCAATACTTATTGTTAATTTTAGTGGCAACGATTTTATTTCCTTTTTTTTCGCCCACAACTGCACCAGATTTTGCCCAAAGATCTTTGTATTTTTCGTCTTTTAGCACCAATCCTTGTTTGGTCCAATGTTTTAAATCTTTAGAAGTTGCAAAACAAAGACGTGCTATTTTCCCATCATAAGAAGTATAGGTCATAAAATAGCTTCCGTCTGGACATTCAATCACTCTTGGATCTTCTACACCACCTTTCCATTCGTAGCCATTCATGGTATCATTATCAGGAAAAAAGATAGGTTCGGCTTCTTTTTTAAAATGCAAACCATCTTCACTAATTGCCAATCCTAAACGAGAAGTCATTTGGTTATCCTGCGCTCGGTAAATTAGATAGATTTTATTGTCTTTTACAATAGCAGATGGATTTAGAACATTGCGTTCTTCCCAATTGACCAATGATTTGCTCACCGGACAATTAAAAGTTTGTTTAGCGTTAGGCGATAAAATAGGATTAATACTATCTATTTTTATAAAATCAACTAGCGTCCAACTGGGGCTGGATTCTTGTGCCTCACTATTGTTGCAGTTTACAAATACAATAAGAACTAAAAAACGAATTAACTGTTTCATAAATTTGGGAAGTAATTATTTTGAGGCCTTATCCATATAATCAATGGTAAGATTGGCCATAGACTTCATCCCCAGAACAAACCCACTCTCATCGATATAAAAATCAGGGGTATGATGTGAAGGCATTTCTTCGGCTTTTTTCCCTTTTGGCATTCCCCCAAGGAAAAAGAACAAGCC from the Flavobacterium ammonificans genome contains:
- a CDS encoding glycoside hydrolase family 130 protein, with amino-acid sequence MKQLIRFLVLIVFVNCNNSEAQESSPSWTLVDFIKIDSINPILSPNAKQTFNCPVSKSLVNWEERNVLNPSAIVKDNKIYLIYRAQDNQMTSRLGLAISEDGLHFKKEAEPIFFPDNDTMNGYEWKGGVEDPRVIECPDGSYFMTYTSYDGKIARLCFATSKDLKHWTKQGLVLKDEKYKDLWAKSGAVVGEKKGNKIVATKINNKYWMYFGDTDLFMAYSEDLIHWQAAVNEESQKMISVLHPRMGYFDSRLVEPGPFALLQKEGILLIYNGSNAANYNTAELPKFTYAAGQALFDRNQPYKLIDRTQNHFIHPDKPYEKIGEVNEVCFVEGLVFFKNKWFLYYGTADSKIAVTVRDK